In one window of Gemmatimonas sp. UBA7669 DNA:
- the secD gene encoding protein translocase subunit SecD, producing the protein MANLKYRILLIVGLLAASVWALFPRTVVERVKRNGVFVYDTVTRVPLKRGLDLQGGMSLALEIDESKQTVADKSEALDRAIKVVRQRIDEFGVSEPVVQKVGTDRIVVELPGIDDAERAQDVVQKSAFLEFQITDKTQALEKVLSRFDEIARANGLSVGAAATVTGDSAKPTTVGSLLTQKSDSAADSSKAVAGTTDSAAAPAAPAAGGLFSSNIQPGQIPGQYIVPERAYLAMAQALELPAMQAAMPPGKVVRWGVDSLATGTERFRTLYVLDSRPIITGEALTDARPSTDPVEGNVVQFTLNNEGARRFKVETGKHVRDNMAIVLDQRVVTAPTLQSAIGRNGQITLGGGTLQAAQDLALVLRAGALPVPLKVMETRQIGASLGADSINKGIIALGVAMGLVVIIMISYYRFAGVLAVAGLTLYLVYTLATLAGFNAVLTLPGLAGFVLSIGIAVDANVLIFERIREELDHGKSVRLAIDEGFQHALSAIVDTSAATILSGMVLYQYGTGPVRGFAVTLIAGLVASLFTAIFVTKTFFLIWLNRSRGTQTLSI; encoded by the coding sequence ATGGCAAACCTGAAGTACCGCATCCTGCTTATCGTGGGACTCCTCGCGGCCTCCGTCTGGGCCCTATTCCCGCGCACCGTGGTCGAGCGCGTCAAGCGCAACGGCGTGTTCGTGTATGACACGGTCACGCGCGTCCCGCTCAAGCGTGGCCTCGACCTGCAGGGCGGCATGTCCCTGGCGCTCGAGATCGACGAATCCAAGCAGACGGTCGCCGACAAGAGCGAAGCGCTCGATCGCGCCATCAAGGTGGTGCGTCAGCGTATCGACGAATTTGGTGTGTCCGAGCCAGTCGTGCAGAAGGTCGGCACTGATCGCATCGTCGTCGAACTGCCGGGTATCGATGATGCCGAGCGTGCGCAGGACGTGGTGCAGAAGTCCGCGTTCCTCGAGTTCCAGATCACCGACAAGACCCAGGCCCTCGAAAAGGTGCTGTCGCGTTTCGACGAAATTGCGCGCGCCAATGGCTTGAGTGTCGGCGCCGCCGCGACCGTCACCGGCGACTCCGCCAAGCCCACGACCGTGGGGAGCCTGCTCACGCAGAAGTCGGACAGCGCGGCGGACAGCAGCAAGGCCGTCGCCGGTACTACCGACAGCGCCGCTGCTCCTGCCGCACCCGCGGCCGGCGGCCTGTTCAGCAGCAACATCCAGCCCGGTCAGATCCCCGGACAGTACATCGTGCCTGAGCGCGCGTACCTGGCCATGGCGCAGGCACTCGAGTTGCCGGCCATGCAGGCGGCCATGCCGCCGGGCAAGGTGGTGCGCTGGGGCGTCGATTCGCTGGCGACGGGCACCGAGCGGTTCCGCACGCTCTACGTGCTCGATTCGCGGCCCATCATCACCGGTGAGGCGCTGACCGATGCGCGCCCGTCCACCGATCCGGTGGAAGGCAATGTGGTGCAGTTCACGCTCAACAACGAAGGCGCGCGTCGCTTCAAGGTGGAAACCGGCAAGCACGTGCGCGACAACATGGCCATCGTGCTCGACCAGCGGGTCGTCACGGCGCCCACCTTGCAGAGCGCCATCGGCCGCAATGGTCAGATCACGCTGGGTGGCGGCACGCTGCAGGCCGCGCAGGACCTGGCGCTCGTGCTGCGCGCCGGCGCCCTGCCCGTGCCGCTCAAGGTCATGGAGACGCGTCAGATTGGTGCCAGCCTCGGCGCCGACTCGATCAACAAGGGCATCATCGCTCTTGGCGTGGCCATGGGTCTGGTCGTCATCATCATGATCAGCTATTACCGCTTTGCGGGCGTGCTGGCCGTGGCGGGCCTCACGCTCTACCTCGTGTACACACTGGCCACGCTGGCCGGCTTCAATGCCGTGCTCACGCTGCCCGGCCTCGCCGGCTTCGTGCTCTCCATCGGTATCGCCGTAGACGCCAACGTGCTCATCTTCGAGCGCATTCGCGAAGAGCTGGACCACGGCAAGTCCGTGCGTCTCGCCATCGACGAAGGCTTCCAGCACGCGCTCAGCGCCATCGTCGACACCTCGGCGGCCACCATTCTCTCCGGCATGGTGCTCTACCAGTACGGCACGGGCCCGGTGCGCGGCTTTGCCGTCACGCTCATTGCCGGCCTCGTGGCGTCGCTGTTCACGGCCATCTTCGTCACCAAGACCTTCTTCCTGATCTGGCTCAACCGCTCGCGCGGAACCCAGACGCTGAGCATCTGA
- a CDS encoding peptidylprolyl isomerase, which yields MTHAPRAHQSRAIPRLLLSGLACALLGACASSGVGRGTTSSARYSPESLRRDAALLRLVDQRVHDTLLIDSLLQDPSPDRRARTALAIGQVRMTARYPALRRLLLDGDTSVAANAAYAMGIGRDTVGVLALARAVGGAPDPVAREAAWSLGEIGEPARPVIALALGEGVVRPRELSTAAQRAASVRAALLLAAAKLRPAPVALVVPWLADSAPDVARAAAYVISRNRLAGGVRALLALRAHPDEEVRQHVARALARTQVGDSLAAPAIDALRVLLTDQSERVRVNAVRSAATFGDALAEQVMARFADTAPNVRVAAAEGFADVAQRDASRWNRAWQADTQLVTRRTLLPQARRLGVDVFSNVETEWAGHGDWRVRVAAMQGRERNAMRAEDSTLAQRLLQDSDVRVQRAARARLGIRDTTPRPPRSTAAIERPMADYEALAARYLRPGAARPVAHIETEHGRITLELASREAPLVVEAFTRLAQNGTYRNSIFHRVVPNFVVQDGDVNGDGSGGSAGFTLRESWTRLRHDRGCLGLATAGPDTGGSQYYLCHASQPHLDGAYTVFGRVIAGFEVMDRIVQGDLMLQVRVP from the coding sequence ATGACGCACGCACCGCGCGCACATCAGTCGCGCGCCATTCCGCGCCTCCTGCTATCCGGTCTGGCCTGCGCACTCCTCGGCGCCTGTGCATCATCGGGCGTCGGGCGCGGAACGACGTCGTCTGCACGATATTCCCCTGAGTCGCTTCGTCGTGATGCGGCGCTGCTGCGTCTGGTGGATCAGCGCGTGCACGACACGCTGCTGATCGACAGCCTGCTGCAGGATCCTTCGCCCGATCGGCGTGCCCGAACGGCGCTGGCCATCGGACAGGTACGGATGACGGCGCGATATCCCGCGCTGCGGCGTCTGCTGCTCGACGGGGACACGAGTGTTGCCGCCAATGCCGCCTACGCCATGGGAATCGGGCGCGACACGGTGGGCGTGCTGGCGCTCGCGCGCGCCGTGGGTGGGGCGCCCGATCCGGTGGCGCGCGAAGCAGCCTGGTCGCTTGGTGAGATCGGTGAACCCGCCCGTCCGGTCATCGCACTGGCGCTCGGCGAGGGTGTCGTTCGTCCGCGTGAGTTGAGCACGGCGGCGCAGCGTGCCGCGTCGGTGCGCGCGGCCCTGCTTCTGGCGGCGGCCAAGTTGCGTCCGGCCCCGGTTGCGCTCGTCGTGCCATGGCTTGCCGACAGTGCACCGGATGTCGCGCGTGCTGCGGCCTATGTCATCTCGCGCAATCGACTGGCGGGCGGTGTGCGGGCTTTGCTTGCGCTGCGCGCACATCCCGACGAAGAGGTGAGGCAGCACGTGGCCCGTGCTCTCGCGCGTACGCAGGTGGGCGACTCCCTGGCGGCGCCGGCCATCGATGCGCTTCGTGTGTTGCTCACCGACCAGAGCGAGCGTGTGCGCGTCAACGCCGTGCGCAGTGCCGCGACGTTCGGTGATGCGCTGGCCGAGCAGGTGATGGCGCGATTTGCCGATACGGCACCCAACGTGCGTGTCGCGGCCGCCGAAGGATTTGCCGACGTCGCGCAGCGCGATGCCTCACGGTGGAACCGCGCATGGCAGGCGGATACGCAACTGGTCACGCGGCGCACACTGTTACCGCAGGCACGTCGCCTTGGTGTCGACGTCTTCTCGAACGTCGAAACCGAATGGGCAGGGCATGGCGACTGGCGTGTTCGCGTGGCGGCCATGCAGGGCCGTGAGCGCAACGCCATGCGCGCCGAGGACTCTACGCTGGCACAGCGGCTCCTTCAGGACAGCGACGTGCGCGTGCAGCGTGCGGCGCGCGCGCGCCTCGGCATACGCGACACCACACCGCGTCCGCCGCGCAGCACCGCAGCCATCGAGCGTCCGATGGCCGACTACGAAGCGCTGGCTGCGCGCTACCTGCGTCCCGGTGCCGCGCGTCCGGTGGCGCACATCGAGACGGAACATGGCCGCATCACACTGGAGCTTGCGTCGCGTGAGGCGCCGCTCGTGGTCGAAGCCTTTACCCGGCTCGCACAGAATGGCACGTACCGGAACTCCATCTTCCATCGCGTGGTACCCAATTTTGTCGTACAGGACGGCGACGTGAACGGCGATGGATCGGGAGGCAGTGCCGGCTTCACGCTGCGCGAGAGCTGGACGCGTCTCCGTCATGACCGCGGTTGTCTTGGGCTCGCCACGGCGGGTCCCGATACCGGCGGCAGCCAGTACTACCTCTGCCATGCATCACAACCGCATCTCGATGGTGCCTACACCGTTTTTGGCCGTGTCATTGCCGGCTTCGAGGTGATGGATCGCATCGTGCAAGGAGATCTCATGTTGCAGGTCCGTGTTCCGTGA
- the secF gene encoding protein translocase subunit SecF: MLRIFHNTKYEFVKHWRLSAGLTIAFILAGLVTFGITGGVNYSIEFTGGTLMQVQFKQAPDVADVRNTLDAAGITGAEIQQYGSNTEYTIRARSEAQVEAQAGGAEGVAKEIQTALDAKYGAGAVTIVRTEAVGPKVGAELRTGAAMAMLIASLFTLVYLAIRFDWRFGAAAVLATAHDILVTIAFIKLMNLEVSLTIVAAILTLLGYSANDTIIIFDRVRENLRKPHKGEGLAHILDRSINETLPRSVMTHATTLAATLALLFIAGEVIRPFAWVMAFGVFVATFSSIYVAGPILLWIESKYPREAEDRTMQAMRKGNEPAAPTGRSERLAAR, translated from the coding sequence ATGCTGCGTATCTTCCACAACACCAAGTACGAGTTCGTCAAGCACTGGCGCCTGTCGGCCGGCCTCACCATCGCCTTCATTCTGGCGGGTCTGGTCACCTTCGGCATCACCGGCGGCGTGAACTACAGCATCGAGTTCACTGGCGGCACGCTCATGCAGGTGCAGTTCAAGCAGGCACCTGACGTGGCCGACGTGCGCAACACGCTCGATGCGGCCGGCATCACGGGCGCGGAAATCCAGCAGTACGGCTCCAACACCGAGTACACCATCCGCGCGCGCAGTGAAGCGCAGGTGGAAGCGCAGGCCGGTGGCGCCGAAGGGGTGGCCAAGGAAATCCAAACCGCACTCGACGCCAAGTACGGTGCAGGCGCCGTGACCATCGTGCGGACCGAAGCCGTCGGTCCCAAGGTGGGTGCCGAACTCCGCACCGGCGCGGCCATGGCCATGCTCATCGCCTCGCTGTTCACCCTGGTCTATCTCGCCATTCGCTTCGATTGGCGTTTTGGCGCGGCGGCGGTGTTGGCCACGGCGCACGACATCCTTGTCACCATCGCCTTCATCAAGCTGATGAACCTCGAGGTGTCACTGACCATCGTGGCGGCCATCCTCACGCTGCTCGGTTACTCGGCCAACGACACCATCATCATCTTCGACCGTGTGCGCGAGAATCTCCGCAAGCCGCACAAGGGAGAGGGGCTGGCGCACATCCTCGACCGCTCCATCAACGAGACCCTGCCGCGCTCGGTCATGACGCACGCCACCACGCTGGCGGCCACCTTGGCGCTGCTGTTCATCGCCGGTGAGGTCATCCGCCCGTTTGCCTGGGTCATGGCGTTTGGTGTGTTCGTGGCCACCTTCTCGTCCATCTACGTGGCCGGCCCGATTCTCCTCTGGATCGAGTCCAAGTATCCGCGTGAGGCCGAGGACCGTACCATGCAGGCCATGCGCAAGGGCAACGAGCCGGCGGCTCCGACCGGTCGCTCGGAGCGCCTCGCCGCGCGGTAA
- a CDS encoding bifunctional riboflavin kinase/FAD synthetase, with protein MNTFAPDPRGELSGLPLPDGAVITVGTFDGVHRGHQDVLRTLVAHAERRGLPSVVLTFEPHPLEVVNPTAAPPLLTLHEEKLEMLAQSGVSYVAVLPFTPALAALEAEAFVDDVLRGRFALRELLVGHDHGFGRGRLGDIEVLKALGQSRDFDVSVLPAVHTPDGHAISSTAIRRAVAGGDLDRAAAGLGRPFSLSGTVVQGDQRGRTIGYPTLNLAPISERKLLPPDGVYAVRVQLPEGSFGGMLNLGPRPTVGDRQRRIETHVFDAGADWYGAHIRLDFVARLRGVQAFAGLDALKDQLARDEAQARAALSASPTRATTA; from the coding sequence GTGAACACCTTTGCGCCCGATCCGCGTGGTGAGTTGAGTGGACTGCCACTGCCTGATGGCGCGGTCATCACCGTCGGCACGTTCGACGGGGTGCACCGCGGACATCAGGATGTGCTGCGCACCTTGGTGGCCCACGCGGAACGCCGTGGATTGCCCAGTGTGGTGCTGACGTTTGAACCGCATCCACTCGAAGTGGTGAATCCCACCGCCGCGCCGCCGTTGCTCACGCTGCACGAAGAAAAGCTCGAGATGCTCGCGCAGTCGGGCGTGTCCTATGTGGCGGTGCTGCCATTCACACCCGCGTTGGCAGCCCTCGAAGCCGAGGCCTTTGTCGACGACGTTTTGCGTGGCCGCTTTGCGCTGCGTGAACTGCTGGTCGGGCATGATCACGGCTTTGGCCGTGGTCGCCTCGGCGACATCGAGGTGCTCAAGGCGCTGGGACAGAGCCGCGACTTCGACGTCTCCGTCCTGCCTGCCGTGCACACACCCGATGGGCATGCCATCAGCTCCACGGCCATTCGCCGGGCGGTGGCCGGTGGAGACCTCGACCGGGCGGCCGCCGGACTGGGGCGGCCCTTCAGCCTCAGCGGCACGGTAGTGCAGGGTGACCAGCGCGGCCGCACCATCGGCTATCCCACCCTCAATCTGGCGCCCATCTCCGAGCGCAAGCTGCTGCCGCCGGACGGGGTGTACGCCGTGCGCGTGCAACTGCCCGAGGGCAGCTTCGGCGGCATGCTCAACCTCGGCCCTCGGCCGACGGTGGGCGACCGGCAGCGCCGCATCGAGACGCATGTCTTCGACGCCGGCGCTGACTGGTACGGCGCCCACATACGCCTCGACTTTGTCGCGCGTCTCCGCGGGGTGCAGGCTTTTGCCGGTCTGGATGCCCTCAAGGACCAGCTGGCCCGGGACGAAGCGCAGGCCCGGGCCGCGCTGTCCGCGTCCCCGACCCGGGCAACCACGGCCTGA
- a CDS encoding acyl-CoA thioesterase, producing MSLETCSTLRVRYAETDQMGVVYHANYLVWCEIGRTDFIRAAGRSYAELEREGVTLAVSEAALRFRASARYDDRVQVFTTLTAVGSRGMTFGYRIVHADTGALLVTASTSLVCLNASGRPSSLPVEVRDWLERAYTAPSPEPTTT from the coding sequence ATGAGCCTCGAGACCTGCTCCACGCTGCGTGTACGCTATGCCGAGACCGACCAGATGGGGGTGGTGTATCACGCCAATTACCTGGTCTGGTGCGAAATTGGACGCACGGACTTCATTCGCGCGGCCGGCCGGTCGTATGCCGAGTTGGAACGGGAAGGCGTGACGCTGGCTGTCTCCGAGGCAGCGCTGCGCTTCCGGGCCAGTGCGCGCTACGACGACCGGGTGCAGGTCTTCACCACGCTGACCGCGGTGGGGTCGCGCGGCATGACGTTTGGCTATCGCATCGTGCACGCCGACACTGGGGCCCTGCTTGTTACCGCCAGCACCTCATTGGTCTGTCTCAATGCCAGCGGACGGCCGTCCAGCCTTCCCGTCGAGGTGCGTGACTGGCTCGAAAGAGCCTACACGGCGCCGTCTCCTGAACCGACGACCACCTGA
- a CDS encoding UDP-2,3-diacylglucosamine diphosphatase translates to MLPTPCHVVGDVHLGVASRESELALLAFLRQIPSAGGSLVVMGDLFDFWFAWRYAMPRVGFRTLAALADLHESGVPVLWIGGNHDCWGGDALAAETGAHYTLAPWTGRIGAWQCHLAHGDGLREKEDAPYRRLRTVLRHPWSIAAYSLLHPNLATRVAMASSKTSRKGRARDGGAGLLAVATAQLSAPDGPELVMHGHSHVPTLVKAGRGIYANAGAWYLDQQFVRIENEGIGRYRWHAGAEPELLQEIKRPGSEAD, encoded by the coding sequence GTGCTTCCCACTCCCTGTCATGTCGTGGGTGACGTCCACCTTGGCGTCGCCAGTCGCGAATCGGAACTGGCGCTTCTGGCCTTCCTCCGGCAGATCCCGTCTGCCGGCGGCAGTCTGGTCGTCATGGGGGACCTGTTCGACTTCTGGTTTGCGTGGCGCTATGCCATGCCGCGCGTGGGATTCCGCACGCTGGCCGCGCTGGCCGATCTGCACGAGTCGGGCGTTCCGGTGTTGTGGATTGGCGGCAATCACGATTGCTGGGGCGGCGACGCGCTGGCGGCGGAAACCGGTGCCCACTACACGCTGGCGCCTTGGACCGGACGCATTGGCGCCTGGCAATGCCACCTCGCGCATGGCGACGGGCTGCGGGAAAAGGAGGATGCCCCCTATCGGCGTTTGCGCACGGTGCTGCGGCATCCGTGGTCGATTGCGGCCTACAGCCTCCTGCATCCCAACCTTGCTACGCGCGTGGCCATGGCCAGTTCAAAGACAAGCCGCAAGGGACGGGCGCGTGATGGCGGCGCAGGGCTTCTGGCGGTGGCCACAGCGCAGCTGTCTGCACCTGATGGTCCGGAGCTCGTGATGCACGGGCACTCGCATGTGCCCACGCTGGTGAAGGCTGGGCGCGGCATCTACGCCAACGCCGGGGCCTGGTATCTGGATCAGCAGTTCGTGCGCATTGAGAACGAAGGCATTGGGCGATATCGCTGGCACGCGGGGGCGGAGCCCGAATTGCTGCAGGAGATCAAGCGCCCGGGATCAGAAGCGGATTGA
- the rbfA gene encoding 30S ribosome-binding factor RbfA — translation MGEPRRPDRVAEAIREEVATFLSEGAKDPRIRAFVTVTAVDVTRDLRHATVFVTLMGDEADKKSTVAGLASVATHLRSRLGKSLRLRSAPEIHFRADESVAHATRIEQLLAQIRTEREQQADGGE, via the coding sequence ATGGGCGAACCGCGGCGTCCTGACCGCGTCGCCGAAGCCATTCGCGAAGAAGTGGCGACCTTCCTGTCGGAAGGCGCCAAGGACCCGCGAATCCGCGCGTTCGTCACCGTGACTGCGGTCGACGTCACGCGCGATCTTCGGCATGCCACGGTCTTCGTCACCCTCATGGGTGACGAAGCCGACAAGAAGAGCACGGTGGCGGGGCTGGCCAGTGTGGCCACGCACCTCCGCTCGCGGCTCGGTAAATCCCTGCGTCTGCGTTCGGCACCGGAAATTCATTTCCGGGCCGACGAGAGCGTGGCGCATGCCACGCGCATTGAGCAACTGCTGGCCCAGATCCGCACCGAACGGGAGCAGCAGGCCGACGGGGGCGAGTGA
- the truB gene encoding tRNA pseudouridine(55) synthase TruB — protein sequence MDKPAGPSSHDVVARVRRAARSRRVGHAGTLDPFATGLLVVAVGPVTRLLPYVHGEPKVYEATVQFGWETDTDDATGQVSREAPPPEVSVLRESQHPVRLAAEATLTGPILQVPPAFSAKHVDGARAYDLARRGRDVDLPAVPVVVHQWTWLGASNDGDTAHQLRVRIACGGGTYIRALARDLGRALGSAAHCATLRRVQSGAAYVSEAVPWDALEPGSIADGYVALQPAEPRLLPELAREPLTAEGLDALRFGRAVPATQTGAKAVLMQGHEVRAIAERVNDRWQPRVVLPADTDELPAKDSP from the coding sequence GTGGACAAGCCCGCCGGGCCCTCGTCGCATGATGTCGTGGCTCGGGTCAGGCGGGCGGCGCGCAGTCGCCGCGTCGGTCATGCCGGTACGCTCGACCCGTTTGCCACCGGGCTGCTGGTGGTGGCCGTAGGGCCGGTCACGCGGCTGCTGCCGTACGTGCACGGGGAGCCCAAAGTCTACGAGGCCACCGTGCAGTTCGGTTGGGAAACCGATACCGATGATGCCACGGGCCAGGTCTCGCGCGAGGCACCGCCACCCGAGGTGTCTGTGCTGCGCGAGTCGCAGCATCCTGTGCGTCTGGCAGCAGAAGCCACACTCACTGGTCCCATTCTGCAGGTGCCGCCCGCCTTTTCAGCCAAGCATGTCGATGGGGCGCGTGCCTACGATTTGGCGCGGCGTGGTCGTGATGTGGACCTACCGGCGGTGCCCGTAGTCGTGCATCAATGGACCTGGCTCGGTGCGTCGAACGACGGCGACACCGCCCACCAGCTCCGCGTACGCATTGCGTGCGGTGGTGGCACCTACATTCGCGCCCTGGCGCGTGACCTTGGACGTGCGCTCGGCAGCGCCGCACACTGCGCGACACTGCGTCGTGTGCAGAGTGGAGCCGCGTACGTGTCGGAGGCGGTGCCCTGGGATGCACTCGAGCCCGGCAGTATTGCCGATGGATATGTCGCACTGCAGCCGGCCGAGCCACGTTTGCTCCCGGAGCTCGCGCGGGAGCCGCTCACCGCCGAAGGACTCGATGCACTGCGGTTTGGGCGCGCGGTACCGGCGACACAGACCGGAGCGAAGGCGGTGCTCATGCAGGGCCACGAGGTGCGCGCGATTGCCGAGCGCGTGAACGATCGCTGGCAACCACGCGTGGTTTTGCCTGCGGACACCGACGAACTGCCAGCGAAGGATTCGCCGTGA
- a CDS encoding TatD family hydrolase: MSKHPEVHVAAYADSHVHLASEAFADDVDAVIERARASGARALVCIGESESAASRAAGIAARFPGLVWYTAGVHPHDAATWDDTRHPSFVREAVSQGAVAVGECGLDYHYDFAPRDVQRRTLTVQLQLAAELGRPLVLHTRDAEADTADMLRDAAAASVCGVLHCYTGSRELARQALEVGWYVSFSGIVTFRNWTDLDLLRDVPDDRLLVESDAPYLAPVPHRGKRNESAWVPRTIAHLASVRGSTAEALAALTLHNTRRFFGLSA; encoded by the coding sequence ATGAGCAAACATCCCGAGGTGCACGTGGCGGCGTATGCCGACAGCCACGTGCACCTGGCCAGTGAGGCCTTTGCGGACGATGTGGACGCCGTGATCGAACGGGCTCGCGCCTCTGGGGCGCGGGCCCTTGTCTGTATCGGTGAATCGGAGTCCGCCGCCTCGCGTGCTGCGGGAATTGCGGCGCGTTTCCCCGGTCTTGTCTGGTACACCGCCGGTGTGCATCCGCACGACGCGGCGACCTGGGACGATACGCGGCACCCGTCGTTCGTTCGCGAAGCGGTGTCGCAGGGCGCCGTGGCTGTCGGCGAGTGTGGGCTCGACTACCACTACGACTTTGCCCCACGCGACGTGCAGCGCCGCACGCTGACGGTGCAGCTGCAGTTGGCCGCCGAACTTGGGCGTCCGCTGGTGCTGCACACGCGTGATGCCGAGGCCGACACGGCTGACATGTTGCGCGATGCGGCGGCGGCGTCGGTGTGTGGCGTGCTGCACTGCTATACCGGCTCGCGCGAGCTCGCCCGGCAGGCCCTTGAGGTTGGCTGGTACGTCTCGTTCAGCGGCATCGTGACCTTCCGCAACTGGACCGATCTCGATCTCCTGCGTGACGTCCCCGATGATCGCCTGCTTGTCGAGTCCGACGCGCCGTATCTGGCCCCGGTCCCCCACCGCGGGAAACGCAACGAGTCGGCGTGGGTACCACGCACCATCGCGCACCTGGCCTCCGTGCGGGGCAGCACCGCTGAAGCGCTGGCGGCATTGACCCTGCACAACACGCGTCGCTTCTTTGGGCTGTCGGCCTGA
- a CDS encoding RidA family protein, whose amino-acid sequence MSIETLHTDHAPKAIGPYAQAVKANGFLFTAGQIPLHPDTMEVVDGDVAAQTEQVLANLGAVLQAAGCGFADVVKTTVFLRTMDDFSAMNAVYARVFGDARPARSTVAVAGLPRNVSVEIELVAAIPTA is encoded by the coding sequence ATGTCCATCGAGACGCTGCACACCGACCACGCGCCCAAGGCCATTGGGCCCTATGCGCAGGCTGTAAAGGCCAACGGCTTTCTCTTCACGGCCGGGCAGATTCCCCTGCATCCCGACACCATGGAAGTGGTTGACGGTGATGTCGCCGCGCAGACCGAGCAGGTGCTCGCCAATCTGGGTGCCGTACTGCAGGCGGCGGGCTGTGGGTTTGCCGACGTCGTCAAGACGACGGTCTTTCTCCGCACCATGGACGATTTTTCGGCCATGAATGCCGTGTATGCGCGCGTGTTCGGTGACGCACGTCCGGCACGCTCCACCGTGGCCGTTGCCGGGCTGCCGCGCAACGTCAGCGTGGAGATTGAACTCGTCGCTGCGATTCCGACCGCGTGA